A window of Glycine soja cultivar W05 chromosome 2, ASM419377v2, whole genome shotgun sequence genomic DNA:
CCCTTTAGAGAAGCTAAATTGAATCTTTCCAATTATGATTCTGAAGGAAACtttcattgtttttgttttacaatAAACAATGCTTGAATTACATTGAATTTGAGAAAGTTGTTCGCTCTACCATTTGTTTGGTTACTTCTTGTTCTTTGAGTGATTAACACCACTCTCCAAATGAAAATTACTAAGgatgaaagaaaaatgatgtCATTAATTGTTACATTTACATAAATGactcatttattaattattattatgatgatgATTAATAATTAGCCATTTAAGCCAGTCTAGGAGAAAAATAGAAgtgaaaaattgttatttaatgAACTTAACATTGAAGTGCATTGATTTGCCTCTCTAATTCCAGTGTTTATATTGCAGCTGCTAATGCCATGGAGCATCTGAATTTCACTCCTCTGAATGGAAAATCCATTCGTGTTATGTTTTCTAACCGAGATCCTAGCATTCGAAAAAGTGGATATGCAAATGTGTTTATCAAGAACCTTGACATATCAATAGATAACAAGACATTGCATGACACTTTTGCTGCCTTTGGATTTGTACTCTCTAGTAAGGTAGCCGTTGATAGCATTGGTCAGTCGAAAGGGTATGGATTTGTGCAATTTGACAATGAAGAGTCTGCGCAAAATGCTATCAAAGAGTTGAATGGCATgttgataaatgataaaaaagtcTATGTTGGACTCTTTGTTAATCGCCAGGAAAGGGCTCAGGTAGATGGATCACCAAAGTTCACCAATGTGTATGTGAAAAACTTTTCCGAAACATATACTGATGAAGATCTTGAGCAGCTCTTTAGCACCTATGGTACAATAACTAGTGCTGTGGTCATGAAAGACACAGATGGAAAATCTAGATGTTTTGGTTTTGTGAATTTCGAAAGTCCAGATTCAGCGGTTGCTGCGGTTGAAAGGTTAAACGGAACCACAGTCAATGATGATAAGGTTTTATATGTAGGGAGAGCTCAAAGAAAAGCAGAAAGAGAGGCGGAGTTGAAAGCCAGATTTGAGTTGGAAAGAATAAGGAAATATGAAAAATACCATGGTACTAATTTGTACGTGAAAAACCTTGACTATAATATCAATGATGACAAATTGAAGGAGCTGTTTTCTGAGTTTGGAACAATAACATCTTGCAAGGTATATTGAAATTTTCTCCTTGTTTGTCTATTTGTCTTTTGGTGCTTCTTAGGCTCTTTGCATGTGAACTGACTATCATGGTTGTGTACGGACGTCATACATgacttcattattattattattttaataaatgatagcctttgttgcatttgttgtttgtttttcttttctaggTGATGCTTGAACCGAATGGGCGTAGCAAGGGTTATGGTTTTGTTGCCTTTTCTGCTCCTCGGAATGCAAATAGAGCCGTAAGTATTTAGTTCTTTTGTTCGTAGAACAGAAGCCTGGCTTGGTTGAGTTAAAtatatccttaattattttgttatctAGCATGAACTATTGCTATGTTTGTTTAGTTGCATGAAATGAATGGAAAGATGATTGGACGGAGGCCCCTATATGTAGCTGTGGCCCAACGCAAAGAAGAGAGGAAGGCTCTTTTGGAGGTGATGCTCATCTTTTatctaattatataatttaaatctgTCTTGGATTGAATTatggataaattaataatgatttaCATACAAATTACTACTTCTATAGTGAGTGGATGTAGCGTGAATTTCTAATTTCCGGTATACATACACATGGTTTCATGTTAGTATatctataataattttcttacctaaaattgaattagacaTAGGCTTAatttgaatctttttttttttggtgcatCTCGAAGACAAAAACTGTCATTTTGTATTAATTCATAAACTTgtttactttttcaattttttaagttttaaaacctAATTTAATATAGTCatacatatttgaattttatatttttccataaACTGAATCAATTGACAATGTGTTACTAATTGGATTATCGGCAGGCTCAATTTTCTCAAATGCATGCCCTATATGCAATCACGCATTTACCTACGGGAATCCCTGTATATCATCCAGGGGCACCAAGACATGGCCCTCAAGCATTGCATTATGGTCAAGGGGCACCAAGTCTTGTAGCACCTCAACCAACAGGATATGGTTTCCAGCAGCAGCTCTTGCCGGGCATGCATCCTGGTGTTGCTCCAAATTTCATCATGCCATACCACCGCCAGAGACAGGTTCCTCCAAGACTTAGAAATCTCCACCGGGTAATTATTACTTCATTTTACTTAAATTCAGCTTTATTCCtctaatataaataacattactaGTTATTTCACACATTTGTAAATTTGAACTTTAGAACCAGATGTTGCATCTTAACTCCAGCCAAGGGTTTGGATACATGGGAAATGGTCAAAATGGCATGGATCCGTCAGTAGTTCCCCATGGTATAGTGGCTCCAATGATGCCATTGCCCTTTGATGGTTCAGGAATTTCCGCAGCTCCTACTTATAATCAGCATCCTGGTGGTTCATTGTCCAACACATTTGCCTCAGCTCTGGCTTCTGCTACCCCAGAAAATCAGCACCTGGTATGTAAAATTTTGCATTGGCCGAAAGGCCTCTGaattcattgaatttttttgtttagggGTGTAAACCTTATGCACATAGTTTAACATTAATGTTGTTACTCTTGACAAGTTATATCTATCCTGGTATGagtaatgtaattttatatgatGGATAAAACTAACAGATGCTAGCTGAACATCTATATCCACTTGTGGACGAAATTACTAAAAATCATCATCAGACTGAAAAGGTGACAGGAATGTTGTTGGAAATGGATCAGTCGGAGGTCATCCATCTGACTGAGTCTCCCGAGGACTTGAAAATAAAGGTGTTTGAGGCAATGCAGGCCCTTGGTGAAGCCGCACCAGATTCTGAAGAAGTTGGTGATCAACTTGGCTCAGTCTCATTGAAGGAATGATACAATCTCAATCTCGGTGTTAGAGTTATATACTCAATCATACTTGAGCCATTTTCTCATGAGGATCTTGTTTTATTCACCCTGGATTATTGACTTTTGAATCAGAACATTTGTTGTCAAGGATCTTTTTAGTCTTCTatgaatttcttttaatttggatTCGATTTGCAGTAAATgatctagttttttttaactttttgacGATATTGTTTGTTTAGACCTACATTATTTGAATTGGGATGTTGGTGGACATgcattcttttttcctttttttaaaattaatttttttccaccTCGTGCATCTAATTTGGGTTGAGGAATTCAAACCAAGTGGATGAGCTaaaacaaccaagtggatgagCTAAAAATCTCCATGAGGCAAATGCAACCCTATTTTATATGCATGGTTGGTTTTCTAATTGTTTGGCCATTGCTAAGTTCTTATTTGTTCTAGAGTTCATGTGAATTTTCCATTATTATGTGTACATGTCTATGTTTATGAAAACATAACTACTCTAGGGTATGCCATGTTTAGATTTGCAAAGGATGTTTTATTTCTCTGGGTGCCCACAAATCTAGATTTGGTTGGTATATGGTAGACATGATTGATATAGTCGATCAGCCTGATAATGAGAGCGTGAACAGTGTCGGCACTGATTTTAAAATTCTCATAATCATGAATATTGGCTTGATAGCAAAAACTATCTTGGATAATTATGTCCGTTCCTATTTCCTTCTAGATCAATATTATAGACTTTCTATGATCCTAACAAGTTGTCGCTATTTCCTTCTAGATcaatattatagtttttttttatgatcctAACAAGTTAGTCCTGGTGTGTTTGACTTCAGAAACCTTATATTGGCCAAAACAGATAGGTTGTTGCATTAATTGGGTCGAGAAAGATTTTAGAATttccaattattttctttttagtttagaATATTTTGGTCAttattttcctttcaaaaaaatattttggtcaTTATGTTAATTATGTTTATGAGATTAATACATGTGAGTCAAGAAATTCacattttttagtctttatattaACCAGATAACTATTCTTTGATTGCGCAGTGGCATGCATTGCAATTTTCCCTAAAAGTTTTCCTTCCAAGTTTTTCATcgattgagaaaaaataaatcttttatagatgcttttattttataaaaaaattaaagaccaAAATTTTAAAGGAAGCTAAAATCTAAATTATATGCATAGGTGGACTtggttggaatttttttttttacaataagttACACATTGACATTCAGACATTCTTACTAGATATTTTAAGCAACTgaagtaataaaattaattaatataaaaataaattccacCTAGCAGCTTAGCCTCTGGATAGTTCTATTTCTCTTAACTCTTAAGATGTAAACCATATTTATACATGACTGACAAAACTCTTAAAGAAACATCAttgacataaaaataattaatggtgGTTCTTGTGAAACAATAGTTTGGCCAATATTCTTTTGACTTAAAATTCGATATAAATATTTCCAATTAAATCCTTGAAAGACGAATTGGTAAAAGCATATATGTTTGTAAACTTTATTTCCAAGTCATCATTCTTGATCACAAATTTTAGGTTTCGAAAATTGAAGTTACGAGATtctatgtaacttttttttttagaggaaaatacttattatatttcatttaaaatatttgctTAAATATATGTAACCGAGAAGCCCTAATTAGATTATGGACTATTTGGTTGGTTTGTCTCAATACCAAACTCACATTTGAGTTTGGATAATAACTGAGAAGAGATTGACATGTTGCAAGCAGATTATAAAACTCAGAAACTCCTATAATATTGGTCTGTAAACCATCAAAAGCTTTACAATCCTCCTCCACTGCTGAATACTCCAGTGTTTGGCCTACAACAAAGCTCAAACTTCTGCCTCTGACTGTTTTTGCTTGAAGAAACATTCCATTATGATCCCGCAACACCATGTCTGCTTCAAGAGTGTTAGCATCACTGAATATTGCTGCATCGACATTTATTTTCACGACCCCAGGATCTGGTTTCGACAAAGACAGATTATTTCCACCATTCAAAAAGAAACTGCAAGGCTTGATATGTTGAGATGTTTATTGgtgtatttttttccttcccaAATAGGCTCCTTCCTCCGCTTCCAAATACACCACAGGGTGATTGAGAAGATTCTGCAGGTTTCCATGGGAAGTTTTTCCAGTATCCAGTTTGTCCCATAAGCCCACTGTTATCCACTGTaacttaacaaaataaaaaaatatatatacagtacataaaataaaataaaaaaatcttgacCTCCTAGTGTTCATAATTAAATgttcatttgataaaaaaaaggtaataatTTTAGATGTGGTAGTAAAATTAGGAAAGACAAATCAAACTCAAGAAttgatgattttaatttttttttttataatgatttgtATTAAGCCAGACTTCGTTCATATAACACTTCATTTATCACAATATAATccaattaaaataagataaatcatgttttatttaatgGTAAATCAACACTAACATCCCATTGATGTCATGCATTATTTGGAGAAAAAGTgataaattagtaattaatggCAAACaagttcataaaaaaaagtaatataatacTGAAATCTGAAGTGGAGTGTAGTTGGATTCAATCAAACTAATTTTGAATCCACAATAACTTACAGTGCAATGTGAAATTGAATtccttcctctcttttttcaataaagaaaaagaggTATATTTATACGTGTtttcatttaagaaattaaataaatcatatttaatgagTCTTTTATATTTTGACTAATCAATGTCATtaatagaatattatttttaataaaatatttacctTCTTTGTCTCTTTCTACTTATTATTTTCACTTCATGTTTCCATACTTCCTTTTCATGTGGAatgtatattttgaaaattttcacacTTTATTTAATGGTGATTCTTTTGTTGTGAGTTTTTAATTAGGTAATTTATCCTTGTTACAACAATTTTATGACCTTGAAAGTTTTTTATTTCACTTCATTCCTTTGTGTAGTTTTTGGAATTTcattataattaagaaatttagtATGAtaacgtaaaaaaaatatagtattctGTTTCTTAAATTCATTTAGTAGAAAAAAATTCTTAGAGAAAGTATGATTTTGTATATCGACTGCTTATTACTACTTGAAtggaataaaagtaaaaaagt
This region includes:
- the LOC114383916 gene encoding polyadenylate-binding protein 3-like; protein product: MAAAMVPAGALNGMQSGNASLYVGDLERNVDEAQLFQLFARVGPIFSIRVCRDETNRSLGYAYVNFVNPQDAANAMEHLNFTPLNGKSIRVMFSNRDPSIRKSGYANVFIKNLDISIDNKTLHDTFAAFGFVLSSKVAVDSIGQSKGYGFVQFDNEESAQNAIKELNGMLINDKKVYVGLFVNRQERAQVDGSPKFTNVYVKNFSETYTDEDLEQLFSTYGTITSAVVMKDTDGKSRCFGFVNFESPDSAVAAVERLNGTTVNDDKVLYVGRAQRKAEREAELKARFELERIRKYEKYHGTNLYVKNLDYNINDDKLKELFSEFGTITSCKVMLEPNGRSKGYGFVAFSAPRNANRALHEMNGKMIGRRPLYVAVAQRKEERKALLEAQFSQMHALYAITHLPTGIPVYHPGAPRHGPQALHYGQGAPSLVAPQPTGYGFQQQLLPGMHPGVAPNFIMPYHRQRQVPPRLRNLHRNQMLHLNSSQGFGYMGNGQNGMDPSVVPHGIVAPMMPLPFDGSGISAAPTYNQHPGGSLSNTFASALASATPENQHLMLAEHLYPLVDEITKNHHQTEKVTGMLLEMDQSEVIHLTESPEDLKIKVFEAMQALGEAAPDSEEVGDQLGSVSLKE